The proteins below are encoded in one region of Thermococcus sp. 21S7:
- a CDS encoding CDC48 family AAA ATPase — MIFGKDEERYEKIKLRVAEALKRDVGRGIVRFDRKYQKQLGVEPGDIVELIGERTTAAIVANPHPDDRGLDIVRMDGYIRRNAGVSIGDYVTVAKAEVQEAKKVVLAPAQKGVFIQIPGDMVKGNLLGRPVLKGDLIVASSRSEGGYYGGSPFDELLRGLFETMPIGFGELKFVVVNTVPRGIVQITYNTEVEVLPQAVEIREEAIPEVTYEDIGGLSDAIQKIREMVELPLKHPELFERLGIEPPKGVLLYGPPGTGKTLLAKAVANEANAHFIAINGPEIMSKFYGESEERLREIFKDAEENAPSIIFIDEIDAIAPKREEVVGEVEKRVVSQLLTLMDGLKGRGKVIVIAATNRPDALDPALRRPGRFDREIEVGVPDKKGRKEILQIHTRGMPLEPDYDKATVLKVLRELVKREAFERRKLERLIERVEAAKSDDEVREALKSESEVYPEVRSRLIDRMLEEIAEKTHGFVGADLAALAREAAMVVLRRLINEGKISPEQERIPPEVLQELRVRKADFYEALKMVEPSALREVLIEMPNVRWNDVGGLEEVKQELKEAVEWPLKYPKAFQRLGIEPPRGVLLYGPPGTGKTLLAKAVATESEANFIGIRGPEVLSKWVGESEKRVREIFRKARQAAPTVIFIDEIDAIAPARGSDMSRVTDRLINQLLTEMDGIERNSGVVVIAATNRPDILDPALLRPGRFDRLILVPAPDEKARLEILRVHTKRVPLAGDVNLRELAKKTEGYSGADIEALVREAALLAMRRIMAELPAELVEEESEEFLEKLRVSRRDFEEALKKVKPSITPYMVEYYRNFEESRKSRVEKKGGPDYYTF, encoded by the coding sequence ATGATTTTTGGTAAGGACGAGGAGAGGTACGAGAAGATAAAGCTCCGCGTTGCGGAGGCTTTGAAGAGAGACGTCGGCAGGGGGATAGTCCGCTTTGACAGGAAGTACCAGAAGCAACTCGGAGTTGAGCCCGGCGACATAGTTGAGCTGATTGGGGAAAGAACCACCGCCGCGATAGTGGCCAACCCCCACCCCGACGACCGCGGACTGGACATCGTAAGAATGGACGGCTACATCAGGAGGAACGCCGGGGTGAGCATCGGCGATTACGTCACCGTCGCCAAGGCCGAGGTGCAGGAGGCGAAGAAGGTCGTGCTGGCGCCCGCCCAGAAGGGTGTCTTCATCCAGATACCCGGCGACATGGTCAAGGGAAACCTCCTGGGCAGGCCGGTGCTGAAGGGAGACCTCATCGTCGCGAGCAGCAGGAGCGAGGGCGGCTACTACGGCGGTTCGCCCTTTGACGAGCTTCTGCGCGGTCTCTTCGAGACCATGCCCATCGGCTTTGGAGAACTCAAGTTCGTCGTCGTAAACACGGTTCCAAGGGGAATAGTCCAGATAACCTACAACACAGAGGTTGAGGTTCTACCCCAGGCGGTGGAGATACGCGAGGAGGCCATCCCGGAGGTCACTTATGAGGACATCGGCGGTCTGAGCGATGCTATTCAGAAGATACGCGAGATGGTCGAGCTTCCGCTCAAGCACCCTGAACTCTTTGAGCGCCTTGGAATTGAGCCGCCGAAGGGTGTTCTCCTATACGGCCCGCCGGGAACGGGTAAGACTCTCTTGGCCAAGGCCGTCGCCAACGAGGCGAACGCTCACTTTATAGCCATCAACGGGCCGGAGATAATGAGCAAGTTCTACGGCGAGAGTGAAGAGCGCTTAAGGGAGATATTCAAGGACGCCGAGGAGAACGCACCTAGCATCATATTCATAGACGAAATCGACGCAATAGCCCCCAAGAGGGAAGAAGTCGTCGGGGAGGTTGAAAAAAGGGTTGTCAGCCAGCTGCTCACCCTCATGGACGGCCTGAAGGGCAGGGGCAAGGTCATAGTTATCGCCGCCACCAACAGGCCGGACGCCCTCGACCCGGCTCTCAGGAGGCCGGGAAGGTTCGACAGGGAGATAGAGGTTGGGGTTCCCGATAAGAAGGGCAGGAAGGAGATACTCCAGATACACACCAGGGGAATGCCCCTCGAACCGGACTACGACAAGGCCACCGTCCTCAAGGTTCTCAGGGAGCTCGTGAAGAGGGAAGCCTTTGAGAGGAGGAAGCTGGAGAGGCTCATCGAAAGGGTTGAGGCCGCGAAGAGCGACGATGAAGTGAGGGAAGCCCTGAAGAGCGAGAGCGAGGTATATCCCGAGGTCAGGAGCAGGCTGATAGACAGGATGCTTGAGGAGATAGCCGAAAAGACTCACGGCTTCGTTGGGGCGGACCTCGCGGCACTCGCCAGGGAGGCGGCCATGGTAGTCCTCAGGAGGCTCATCAACGAGGGCAAGATAAGCCCCGAACAGGAGAGGATCCCCCCGGAGGTTCTCCAGGAGCTGCGCGTCAGAAAGGCGGACTTCTACGAGGCCCTCAAGATGGTCGAACCCTCGGCCCTCAGGGAGGTTCTCATCGAGATGCCCAACGTCCGCTGGAACGACGTCGGCGGGCTCGAAGAGGTAAAGCAGGAACTTAAGGAGGCGGTTGAGTGGCCCCTCAAGTACCCGAAGGCCTTCCAGAGGCTTGGCATTGAACCTCCGAGGGGAGTCCTCCTCTACGGCCCGCCCGGAACAGGCAAGACCCTCTTGGCTAAGGCGGTCGCGACGGAGAGCGAGGCGAACTTCATCGGCATCCGCGGGCCGGAGGTGCTGAGCAAGTGGGTCGGCGAGAGCGAGAAGCGCGTGAGGGAGATATTCCGCAAGGCCCGCCAGGCCGCGCCCACGGTCATATTCATAGACGAAATCGACGCGATAGCCCCCGCCAGGGGAAGCGACATGAGCAGGGTCACCGACAGGCTCATCAATCAGCTGTTGACTGAGATGGACGGCATAGAGCGGAACAGCGGTGTCGTGGTTATAGCGGCGACCAACAGGCCGGACATACTCGACCCCGCCCTGCTCAGACCGGGCAGGTTCGACAGGCTCATACTAGTTCCAGCGCCGGACGAGAAGGCCAGACTGGAGATACTCAGGGTCCACACGAAGCGCGTCCCGCTGGCGGGCGATGTGAACCTCCGCGAGCTGGCGAAGAAGACGGAGGGCTACTCCGGAGCGGACATAGAGGCCCTCGTTAGGGAGGCGGCGCTGCTGGCGATGCGCAGGATAATGGCAGAACTCCCGGCGGAGCTGGTCGAGGAGGAGAGCGAGGAGTTCCTTGAGAAACTCAGGGTTTCAAGGAGGGACTTCGAGGAGGCCCTCAAGAAGGTCAAGCCGAGCATAACGCCCTACATGGTCGAGTACTACAGGAACTTCGAGGAGAGCAGGAAGTCAAGGGTCGAGAAGAAGGGAGGACCGGACTACTACACCTTCTGA
- a CDS encoding PRC-barrel domain-containing protein: MVKIIASKLRDVELITDTGIRLGWVYDLSFDEETGDILVIVAEPDEDLDTSEFVTDHEGLLLIPVSAVKSIGEVIIIDSGKLAVKSKLRRVGTIKRRLTEEESRTLGG; the protein is encoded by the coding sequence ATGGTCAAGATAATAGCCTCTAAACTTAGGGACGTGGAGCTGATAACCGACACGGGCATAAGGCTCGGCTGGGTCTACGACCTGAGCTTCGATGAGGAAACCGGCGATATTCTCGTGATAGTTGCCGAGCCCGACGAAGACCTCGATACGAGCGAGTTTGTCACCGATCACGAGGGTCTTCTCCTCATACCGGTGAGCGCGGTTAAGAGCATCGGTGAGGTAATCATAATAGACTCGGGCAAGCTCGCGGTCAAGTCCAAGCTCAGAAGGGTCGGCACGATAAAGAGGAGACTCACGGAGGAGGAGTCGAGAACCCTCGGGGGATGA
- a CDS encoding metallophosphoesterase family protein, whose amino-acid sequence MLVALISDIHSNIEALKAVWREVRKADAVLCMGDLVGYGASPNEVVEFVGKRMEKRTFLCVRGNHDNAIAFGAEWGFNPYARQAVRWHQRVMTVENLEFLRRLPVRQLFTDDTGRSYLLIHGSPRAPLDEYLFPWFSDGEFRAVLEYIRQDDLLVGHTHVPMLKVLGGRRIINPGGVGQPRDGDWRAACALIDTEKEPPDNVEFCRVEYDVDSAAEKIVEAGLPRFLAERLYEGY is encoded by the coding sequence ATGCTCGTCGCCCTCATCTCCGACATCCACTCGAACATTGAAGCTTTAAAGGCCGTCTGGCGGGAGGTAAGAAAAGCCGACGCGGTTCTCTGCATGGGCGACCTGGTCGGCTACGGCGCTTCCCCAAACGAGGTCGTTGAGTTTGTAGGGAAGCGGATGGAAAAGCGAACCTTCCTCTGCGTTCGAGGAAACCACGACAACGCGATAGCCTTCGGCGCCGAGTGGGGCTTCAACCCATACGCGAGGCAGGCCGTCAGGTGGCATCAGCGCGTTATGACCGTGGAAAACCTCGAATTTCTCAGAAGACTCCCCGTGAGGCAGCTCTTCACCGACGATACCGGCAGGAGCTACCTCCTCATCCACGGCTCCCCGAGGGCGCCCCTGGACGAGTACCTCTTTCCCTGGTTTTCCGACGGGGAGTTCAGGGCGGTTCTGGAGTATATCAGACAGGACGACCTCCTCGTCGGTCACACCCACGTGCCGATGCTGAAGGTGCTGGGGGGCAGGAGAATCATCAACCCCGGAGGCGTCGGTCAGCCCAGGGACGGAGACTGGAGGGCGGCCTGCGCTTTAATCGATACCGAAAAAGAACCCCCGGACAACGTTGAGTTCTGCAGGGTGGAGTACGATGTCGATTCTGCCGCGGAGAAGATAGTGGAAGCGGGGCTTCCGAGGTTCCTTGCGGAGAGGCTCTACGAGGGATATTAA
- the acs gene encoding acetate--CoA ligase alpha subunit: MDGNLEALFRPKSIAVIGASEKPGKIGYAVMKNLVEYGYDGKIYPVNVKGVEIEINGRKFQSYKSILDVPDEVDMAVIVVPAKFVPGVIEECGKKGVKVLPIITSGFGELGEEGKKVERQIVETAHKYGMRILGPNIFGVVYTPAKMNATFGPTDVMPGNLALISQSGALGIALMGWTILEKVGLSAVVSVGNKSDIDDADLLEFFKTDDNTKAILIYMEGIKDGRRFMDVAREVSKEKPIIIIKAGRSERGAKAAASHTGSLAGADKIYEAAFKQSGVLRALTIGEAFDWARTLSNLPEPAGENVVILTNGGGIGVMATDAAEEEGLHLYDNLEDLKVFANHMPPFGSYKNPVDLTGMAGAESYEGAVRDALANPNMHAIAVLYCQTAVLDPRDLAKIVIREYNESGRKKPLVVAIVGGIEAKEAIDMLNEEGIPAYPEPERAIKALAALYRWSNWKARQKKE, from the coding sequence ATGGACGGAAACCTGGAGGCTCTATTCAGACCAAAGAGCATCGCCGTCATAGGCGCTTCTGAGAAACCGGGCAAGATAGGATACGCCGTTATGAAGAACCTCGTCGAGTACGGCTACGATGGCAAAATCTACCCCGTTAACGTCAAGGGTGTTGAGATTGAGATAAACGGAAGGAAGTTCCAGTCCTACAAGAGCATTCTCGACGTTCCGGACGAGGTCGACATGGCCGTTATCGTCGTTCCGGCCAAGTTCGTTCCGGGGGTTATAGAGGAGTGCGGAAAGAAGGGCGTTAAGGTCCTTCCGATCATAACCTCCGGCTTCGGCGAGCTCGGCGAGGAGGGCAAGAAGGTCGAGAGGCAGATAGTCGAGACCGCCCACAAGTACGGCATGAGGATCCTCGGCCCGAACATCTTCGGTGTCGTCTACACACCAGCTAAGATGAACGCCACCTTCGGCCCCACCGACGTCATGCCGGGCAACCTGGCCCTCATCAGCCAGAGCGGAGCCCTCGGAATAGCCCTCATGGGCTGGACCATCCTCGAAAAGGTCGGCCTCTCGGCCGTCGTCAGCGTCGGAAACAAGAGCGACATCGACGATGCCGACCTCCTTGAGTTCTTCAAGACCGATGACAACACCAAGGCGATACTCATCTACATGGAGGGCATCAAGGACGGAAGGCGCTTCATGGACGTCGCGAGGGAGGTCAGCAAGGAGAAGCCGATTATCATCATCAAAGCCGGGAGGAGCGAGCGCGGTGCCAAGGCAGCCGCAAGCCACACCGGTTCCCTCGCCGGCGCCGACAAGATATACGAGGCCGCCTTCAAGCAGAGCGGCGTTCTCAGGGCGCTTACCATAGGCGAGGCCTTCGACTGGGCGAGAACGCTGAGCAACCTTCCGGAGCCCGCTGGGGAGAACGTCGTCATCCTCACCAACGGCGGTGGAATAGGAGTTATGGCCACCGATGCCGCAGAGGAGGAGGGACTGCACCTCTACGACAACCTTGAGGACCTCAAGGTCTTCGCCAACCACATGCCGCCCTTCGGTTCCTACAAGAACCCGGTTGACCTCACGGGTATGGCCGGCGCTGAGAGCTACGAAGGAGCGGTTCGCGACGCACTCGCCAACCCGAACATGCACGCCATAGCGGTGCTCTACTGCCAGACGGCAGTCCTCGACCCGCGCGACCTGGCCAAGATCGTCATCCGCGAGTACAACGAGAGCGGCAGGAAGAAGCCCCTCGTCGTTGCAATCGTCGGCGGCATAGAGGCCAAGGAAGCCATTGACATGCTCAACGAGGAGGGAATCCCGGCCTATCCGGAGCCGGAGAGGGCCATAAAGGCTCTCGCGGCACTCTACCGCTGGAGCAACTGGAAGGCCAGGCAGAAGAAGGAGTGA
- a CDS encoding phosphate-starvation-inducible PsiE family protein, producing MRAFGSRAERRALRLLSVLFDFVVIALGTLTMLYVVRMVWDLTVSSLIHFAPEQALQGIVLILIFLEIFEIIVMYIIYHHVPMKNVVEIGVLALVKELLITLDLTELGWQVLLGMAALIAAMGWVYTRERQREDSYNRFLIERGITEKDVDDMTKTLGEARE from the coding sequence GTGAGGGCTTTCGGGAGCAGGGCCGAGCGGAGGGCCCTCCGTCTGCTGAGCGTTCTCTTCGACTTCGTCGTGATAGCCCTGGGCACCCTGACCATGCTCTACGTTGTCAGAATGGTATGGGACCTCACGGTAAGCTCGCTCATCCATTTCGCCCCTGAGCAGGCCCTCCAGGGCATAGTTCTCATCCTGATATTCCTTGAGATTTTCGAGATAATCGTCATGTACATCATCTACCACCACGTTCCAATGAAGAACGTCGTGGAAATCGGCGTGCTGGCGCTCGTGAAGGAACTCCTCATAACGCTCGACCTAACGGAGCTCGGCTGGCAGGTGCTCCTCGGCATGGCGGCACTGATAGCGGCCATGGGCTGGGTGTACACGAGGGAACGGCAGAGGGAGGACAGCTACAACCGGTTCCTCATAGAGCGGGGCATCACGGAGAAGGATGTGGACGACATGACCAAAACCCTTGGAGAGGCCAGGGAATAG
- the fen gene encoding flap endonuclease-1 — protein MGVQIGELVPRKEIELENLYGRKVAIDAFNAIYQFLSTIRQRDGTPLMDSRGRITSHLSGLFYRNINLMEAGIKPAYVFDGKPPEFKKKEIEKRREAREEAEEKWYEALERGDLEEAKKYAMRATKVNEGLINDAKRLLELMGIPVIQAPSEGEAQAAYMAARKKVYASASQDYDSLLFGAPRLVRNVTITGRRKLPGKNVYVEVRPELIVLEEVLKELGIDREKLIEMAILVGTDYNPGGIKGIGPKKALTIVKRTKDPLAKYQKEGEVDLYAIKEFFLNPPVTDEYELRWREPDEEGILKFLCDEHDFSEERVKNGLERLKKAVKAGKQATLESWFGKR, from the coding sequence ATGGGCGTACAGATAGGCGAGCTCGTTCCGAGGAAGGAGATAGAGCTGGAGAACCTCTACGGAAGAAAAGTAGCCATAGACGCGTTCAACGCGATATACCAGTTCCTTTCAACCATAAGGCAGCGCGACGGGACACCGCTCATGGACTCCCGCGGGAGGATAACCTCCCACCTCAGCGGCCTCTTCTACAGGAACATCAACCTTATGGAGGCAGGGATAAAGCCGGCGTACGTTTTCGACGGGAAGCCCCCGGAGTTCAAAAAGAAGGAGATAGAGAAGCGCCGCGAGGCGAGGGAAGAGGCCGAGGAGAAGTGGTACGAGGCTCTGGAGCGCGGCGACCTTGAGGAGGCCAAGAAGTACGCGATGCGTGCAACCAAGGTCAACGAGGGACTGATAAACGACGCCAAGAGGCTCCTTGAGCTGATGGGAATCCCCGTAATTCAGGCGCCGAGCGAGGGGGAAGCTCAAGCAGCCTACATGGCCGCCAGAAAGAAGGTCTACGCTTCCGCCAGCCAGGACTACGACTCGCTCCTCTTTGGAGCCCCCAGACTGGTGAGGAACGTCACGATAACCGGCAGGAGAAAGCTCCCCGGAAAGAACGTCTACGTTGAGGTCAGGCCCGAGCTTATAGTTCTGGAGGAGGTTCTCAAGGAGCTCGGCATAGACAGGGAGAAGCTTATAGAGATGGCCATCCTGGTCGGCACGGACTACAACCCCGGAGGGATAAAGGGCATCGGGCCCAAGAAGGCCCTCACGATAGTCAAGCGCACAAAAGACCCCCTCGCCAAGTACCAGAAGGAGGGAGAGGTTGACCTCTACGCGATAAAGGAGTTCTTCCTGAATCCCCCGGTCACCGACGAATACGAACTCAGGTGGCGTGAACCCGACGAGGAGGGAATCCTCAAGTTCCTCTGCGACGAGCACGACTTCAGCGAGGAGAGGGTGAAGAACGGTCTTGAGAGGCTGAAAAAAGCCGTGAAAGCGGGGAAGCAGGCGACGCTGGAAAGCTGGTTCGGGAAGCGCTGA
- a CDS encoding transcription initiation factor IIB, which translates to MSKRRVCPVCGSTEFIYDPGRGEVVCKVCGYVIEENVIDMGPEWRAFDASQREKRARVGAPESILLHDKGLSTDIGIDRNLSGLMREKMYRLRKWQSRLRVSDAAERNLAFALSELDRIASQLKLPRHVEEEAARLYREAVRKGLIRGRSIESVIAACVYAACRLLKVPRTLDEIADISRVDKKEIGRSFRFIARNLNLTPKKLFVKPTDYVNKFADELGLSERVRRRAVAILDEAYDRGLTSGKSPAGLVAAALYIAGLLEDEKRTQREVAEVARVTEVTVRNRYKELVDKLNLKIPV; encoded by the coding sequence GTGAGCAAGCGTAGGGTCTGCCCGGTCTGCGGCTCGACGGAGTTCATCTACGACCCGGGTAGGGGAGAGGTCGTCTGTAAGGTTTGCGGTTACGTTATTGAGGAGAACGTCATAGACATGGGACCGGAGTGGCGCGCCTTTGACGCGAGCCAGAGGGAGAAGAGGGCGAGAGTTGGTGCCCCCGAGAGCATCCTCCTACACGATAAGGGTCTCTCAACAGATATCGGGATTGATAGGAACCTTTCCGGTTTGATGCGTGAGAAGATGTACAGGCTCAGGAAGTGGCAGAGCCGCCTCCGCGTGAGCGACGCCGCCGAGAGGAACCTGGCCTTCGCCCTCAGCGAGCTCGACAGGATAGCCAGCCAGCTCAAGCTCCCCAGGCACGTCGAGGAAGAGGCGGCAAGGCTCTACCGCGAAGCGGTGAGAAAGGGCCTCATTAGGGGCCGCTCCATTGAGAGCGTCATAGCGGCCTGCGTCTACGCCGCCTGCAGGCTCCTCAAGGTTCCGAGAACCCTCGACGAGATAGCGGACATATCGCGAGTTGACAAGAAGGAGATAGGAAGGAGCTTCCGCTTCATAGCGAGAAACCTCAACCTCACACCGAAGAAGCTCTTCGTCAAGCCGACCGACTACGTCAACAAGTTCGCCGACGAACTCGGACTGAGCGAGAGGGTCAGAAGGCGCGCGGTGGCCATACTCGATGAAGCCTACGATAGGGGCCTGACGAGCGGGAAAAGCCCCGCCGGTCTGGTCGCGGCCGCCCTCTACATCGCCGGCCTGCTGGAGGACGAGAAGAGAACCCAGCGCGAGGTGGCCGAGGTAGCGCGCGTCACCGAGGTCACCGTCAGGAACCGCTACAAGGAGCTCGTGGACAAGCTCAACCTGAAGATTCCGGTTTGA
- a CDS encoding DNA-binding protein — protein sequence MAEDIEEIRKRKLMELQKRYLEQQKAQEEALRQEMELEAQLDAIMRRILTQDARERLGRVKLVRPELARQVELVLVQLYQAGQIREPIDDAKLKKILSQIDARTRRDFKIKW from the coding sequence ATGGCCGAGGACATAGAGGAGATCAGGAAGCGCAAGCTCATGGAACTGCAGAAGAGGTACCTTGAGCAGCAGAAGGCTCAGGAGGAGGCTTTGAGGCAGGAGATGGAGCTTGAGGCTCAGCTCGATGCGATAATGAGGAGGATTCTCACGCAGGACGCCAGGGAGAGGCTCGGCAGGGTAAAGCTGGTTCGTCCCGAACTGGCGAGACAGGTTGAGCTGGTTCTCGTTCAGCTTTATCAGGCAGGACAGATAAGGGAGCCGATAGACGACGCCAAGCTGAAGAAGATACTCTCACAGATAGACGCCAGAACGAGGCGGGACTTCAAAATCAAGTGGTAG
- a CDS encoding 30S ribosomal protein S19e — MATVYDVPGDLLVERVAQKLKEIEAIKPPEWAPFVKTSRHKERIPEQDDWWYYRVASIFRKVYVDGPVGIERLRTWYGGRKNRGHAPEHFYKAGGSIIRKALQQLEAAGFVQKVPGEGRIVTPQGQSFLDKIATELKKELEEQIPELKKY, encoded by the coding sequence GTGGCGACAGTTTATGACGTTCCCGGTGATTTGCTCGTTGAGAGGGTTGCGCAGAAGCTCAAGGAGATTGAGGCCATAAAGCCGCCCGAGTGGGCCCCGTTCGTCAAGACCAGCAGGCACAAGGAGCGCATTCCCGAGCAGGACGACTGGTGGTACTACCGCGTTGCCAGCATCTTCAGGAAGGTCTACGTCGACGGTCCTGTCGGCATCGAGAGGCTCCGCACCTGGTACGGCGGCAGGAAGAACCGCGGCCACGCCCCGGAGCACTTCTACAAGGCGGGGGGGAGTATCATAAGGAAGGCCCTCCAGCAGCTTGAGGCCGCCGGCTTTGTCCAGAAGGTTCCGGGTGAGGGCAGGATCGTCACCCCGCAGGGACAGAGCTTCCTCGACAAGATCGCCACCGAGCTCAAAAAGGAGCTTGAGGAACAGATTCCGGAGCTCAAGAAGTACTGA
- a CDS encoding YhbY family RNA-binding protein, which translates to MEKRLPGKVRRAIRARYYDIPPRAWIGKRGLDDGVIEEINTQLEKDGILKVEIRKGALISTELDRRQLAEKVAEMTDSELIEVRGKRFILFKPREGWEKYLRKLQRKELSKEKREEKPVKKVRLDIAQFRRKFKKGRD; encoded by the coding sequence ATGGAGAAACGCTTACCCGGAAAGGTGAGACGCGCCATAAGGGCGAGATACTACGACATCCCCCCGAGAGCCTGGATAGGTAAGAGAGGGCTGGATGATGGTGTCATAGAGGAGATAAACACCCAGCTTGAGAAGGACGGGATACTGAAGGTTGAGATAAGGAAGGGGGCGCTCATAAGCACCGAGCTTGACAGGCGCCAGCTTGCCGAGAAGGTAGCGGAGATGACGGACAGCGAACTCATCGAGGTTCGCGGCAAAAGGTTTATATTGTTCAAACCGAGGGAAGGTTGGGAAAAGTATTTAAGGAAGCTCCAGAGAAAGGAGCTTTCGAAGGAAAAGCGGGAGGAGAAGCCCGTTAAGAAAGTCAGGCTCGATATCGCTCAATTCAGGAGGAAATTCAAGAAGGGGAGGGATTGA
- a CDS encoding type II toxin-antitoxin system VapC family toxin, which translates to MKVVLDTNAFNNIAFLEWLMESSLEPVTSAVVYMELLYRYARRRGLPEARSKLMAIFGSLAIEINGFDETCAELAVNSAIGRWNFSKNARDYMIGALALKLNAPLITYNKKHFEWLPEVFTPEEAMERFGK; encoded by the coding sequence ATGAAGGTAGTCCTGGACACAAACGCCTTTAATAACATTGCCTTTTTAGAATGGTTGATGGAATCGAGCCTTGAACCCGTTACGAGCGCCGTTGTCTATATGGAACTGCTCTACAGGTACGCCCGACGTAGGGGTTTACCCGAAGCAAGGAGCAAGTTAATGGCGATTTTTGGCTCTTTAGCAATTGAGATTAATGGATTTGATGAAACATGCGCTGAACTCGCTGTGAACTCGGCTATCGGTCGCTGGAACTTCTCCAAAAACGCCAGGGACTACATGATAGGTGCCCTGGCACTGAAACTCAACGCCCCGCTGATCACCTACAACAAGAAGCACTTTGAGTGGCTCCCCGAGGTCTTTACCCCGGAAGAAGCTATGGAGCGCTTCGGCAAATAG
- a CDS encoding AbrB/MazE/SpoVT family DNA-binding domain-containing protein, translating to MPVVTKKYQVTIPKDVREALGIKAGDEVVFVREGDRYVLMKLTDLLKEFAEITRDIDETIEEVRQGLARGIGRSLRELEGGE from the coding sequence ATGCCAGTTGTGACAAAGAAATACCAGGTGACGATTCCCAAGGATGTACGGGAGGCACTGGGAATAAAGGCCGGGGACGAAGTTGTTTTCGTTCGTGAAGGTGACAGGTACGTCTTGATGAAGCTGACTGATTTGCTCAAGGAATTTGCTGAGATAACGAGGGACATAGACGAGACCATCGAAGAAGTCAGACAGGGGCTTGCGAGGGGCATAGGGCGCTCTCTCCGCGAGCTGGAGGGAGGAGAATGA
- a CDS encoding asparagine synthase-related protein, which translates to MKVHHLYSGGKDSSLAAWILTKLGYEVKLITVSFGLLDNWSFARETAERLGFEHQVVYLPGETLEKAADMAITDGHPNNAIQFIHERALEAVASMPEVERVSDGTRRDDRVPFLDLPKARSLEDRFNVAYIRPLLGLGYKTIRELTEKLFVVEIRESEELQKADYEVELRHLLREKGIDPLEIFPKSHYQSRVLGWREKGI; encoded by the coding sequence ATGAAGGTTCACCATCTCTACTCCGGCGGCAAGGACTCAAGTTTAGCCGCGTGGATTCTAACCAAACTCGGCTACGAGGTGAAGCTGATAACCGTCAGCTTCGGCCTCCTCGACAACTGGAGCTTCGCCAGAGAAACGGCGGAGAGGCTGGGCTTCGAGCACCAGGTCGTCTATCTGCCGGGGGAGACTCTAGAGAAAGCCGCAGATATGGCAATCACAGACGGCCACCCAAACAACGCTATTCAGTTCATCCACGAGAGGGCCCTTGAGGCGGTGGCTTCAATGCCGGAGGTCGAGAGGGTCAGCGACGGAACGAGGAGGGACGACAGGGTTCCCTTCCTCGACCTGCCGAAGGCCCGCTCCCTGGAGGACCGCTTCAACGTCGCCTACATAAGACCCCTACTCGGCCTCGGCTACAAGACGATACGGGAGCTGACGGAGAAGCTCTTCGTCGTTGAAATCCGGGAGAGCGAGGAGCTTCAGAAGGCGGACTACGAGGTTGAGCTGAGGCACCTGCTCCGCGAGAAGGGAATCGACCCGCTCGAAATCTTCCCCAAGAGCCACTATCAGTCGAGGGTTCTCGGCTGGAGGGAGAAAGGGATTTAA
- the rpl18a gene encoding 50S ribosomal protein L18Ae yields the protein MEVKVFRVKGVFERNGKRERFTREYRGLKAEDVVEMLYSEVGSKHRVPRNKIWIESVEEIKPEEAENPIIRKLSGL from the coding sequence ATGGAGGTTAAGGTCTTCCGCGTTAAGGGCGTTTTCGAGAGGAACGGAAAGAGGGAGAGGTTCACCAGGGAATACCGCGGCCTCAAGGCCGAGGACGTCGTCGAGATGCTCTACTCCGAGGTCGGCAGCAAGCACCGCGTTCCGAGGAACAAGATATGGATCGAGAGCGTCGAGGAGATAAAGCCCGAAGAGGCCGAGAACCCGATCATCAGAAAGCTCAGCGGGCTCTGA